Below is a window of Planctomycetes bacterium MalM25 DNA.
CGTTGACGTGTGGGATGAGACCACGCAGGTCGTCGGCGACATGCTGCTGGCCGAGGAGGGGAAGGCGACGATGGTCGTCGCCCGGCTCACCAGCGGGCTGATGGACGTTGGCAACGTCGATCTGCTGAGGCGGATGAAGGCGCTCCTGGCGGACCTGAAGGCCGAGCGGCCCGAGGGGCTGCGCGTCGACCTGACCGGCTCGGCGATGATCGGTGGCGACATGCGCTCGTCGATCGCCGAGAGCCTCGCCAGCACCGAAGCGACGACCGTCCTGCTGGTGCTCGGCTGCCTGATCGTGATCTACCGCGCGCCGGTGCTGGTGTTGATCCCGCTGGCGACGATCGCCCTGTCGATGTCCGTGGCGACCGACGCGGTGGCGTTGCTCGCCCAGCACCTGGGCGCCGGCGCCTATGAGTGGTCGAGCTACAAGATCTTCACAACGACCAAGATCTTCGTGATCGTCATCCTGTTCGGCGCGGGGACCGACTACTGCCTCTTCCTGATCGCCCGGTACAAGGAAGAGCTGGCGGGCGGCGTCGATCGGACCGTGGCGGCGGGCAAGGCGCTCGCCAACGTGGGCGACGCGCTGGCCGGCAGCGCCCTGACGACGATCCTCGGCCTCGCGATGATGGCCTTCGCCCAGTTCGGCAAGTTCGTCAGCAGCGGGCCGACCGTGGCGGTCTGCCTGTTTATCGCTTTGCTCGCCTGCGTGTCGTTCGCACCGGCGTTGCTCCGGGCGCTGGGGCCGTTGGTCTTCTGGCCGTTCGGCAAGCAGCTGGTCGAAGGGGAATCGACCGAGCAGCCGGCGGACCTCCGAGTTTGGGGCTGGGTCGCCGACACGGTGATGAGACGCCCGGCGACGATCTTGTTTCTCTCGGCGTGGCTCGCGGCGCCCTTGGTCTGGATCGGCGCCAACGTCGGCGTGACGCACGACTTCATGGCCGACCTCGCGCCCGACCGGGTCAGCGTCGAGGGCGCCGAGGCGGTTCGCCGGCACTACCACCAGGGGACGATCGCCCCGATGAAGGTCGTCGCCAGGTTGTCCGACGAGGTCTTCGAGGGGGACGACGCGGCCGACCCGCTCGACCTGAAGACCCCCGACGGGCGGTTCGCCATCGCGCCGCTGCACTCGATGCTGTTCGACCTCGATTCGGTCGCCGACGTGCGGAGCCTTTACCTGCCGACCGGTGGCGACCCGCGCAACCGCAAGTTCCTGGGCGCCGGGGCGATCCGCGAGGCGGCCGCCGCCGGGGCGCCGATCACCGCGGAGACGTTCGTCTCGCACACGGCGCCGCACGACGGCCGCGTCACCCAGCTCGCCGTCCTGCTCAACGACAACCCGTTCAGCAAGACCGCCCGCGATCGCATCCCCGCCCTGCAAGCCGCCCTGCAAGACTTCTCAGAAGTCGCCACGATCGAGGACCGACCCAACCCGTGGCGGGGGGCCGCGTTCGAGGTGGTCGGCGTCACGCCCGGCATGCGCGACCTGGAGGTGGTGACCAACAGCGACCGAACCCGCATCCAGGTGCTGACGGTGAGCGCCGTCTTCTTGGTGCTGCTCGCCCTGCTGCGGCGGCCGCTCGCTTGCGCGTACCTGATCGTGACCGTGCTGGTCAGCTACTGGGTCACGCTCGGCGCGACCGACCTGTTCTTCGACTGGCTCTACGGGGAGACCTACCGCGGGCTCGACTGGAAGGTGCCGGTCTTCCTGTTCGTGATCCTCATCGCGGTCGGCCAGGACTACAACATCTACCTCGTCACCCGGGTCTTCGAGGAGCAACGCACCCTGGGGCTCCGCAAGGGGCTCCGCCGCGCGATCGTGCAGACGGGCGGCATCATCACCAGCTGTGGCGTGATCATGGCGGGCACCTTCATCTCGATGGCGACCGGCACGCTCCGCGGCATGGTCGAGCTGGGTTTCGCGCTGGCGCTCGGCGTGCTGCTGGACACGTTCTTCGTGCGGACGGTGGTCGTGCCGTGCTACTTCGCCCTGATCGCCCGCCGAGAGGCGGACGACGATCCGGCGCAAACGACGGACGAGAGCCCCTCGGCGAGCGACGGGAAATCCCCGCCGCCGGCGCCGAAATCGCGGGCGTCGGCGGCCGTAGCGAGTTGAGCCCTCTCGGGCTTACTTGCTCAGCACCGGCGTCGGCGCGATCGAGTCGTCCGCGATGCCATCGACCCCTTCCTTGAAGAAGTGGATCCGGTCGAGCCGGTACCCGCCCGAGCGGCCCACGATGAAGAAGTAGTGATCGCCCGCGGCGAGGTCGTAGACCGGCTTGGAGAAGTGCCCCTCTTGGTGGGCCACGGTGCCGTAGTTGTCGTGGGTCGTTTGGAAGCCGAAGCCCTCGCCGCTCTCGAACTGCTCCTTGCTGATCGCGTGGTAGGTCTTGCGGATGTTGCCAAAGGGGGCCGGGTCGATCCCCATGAGGGTCCAGGCGTCGTTCCACTTATCGCGTTCGGGCGCGCCGCGGTGCGAGTGCTTGAGCGCCATGCGGTACTTGCCGGGTGTGGTGATGCGCAGCTTGTAGGTCAGGACGCCACGCGCCAGCGAGTGGATGGCGTTGATGTTCTCGGGCAGGTAGCGGAGGTACCCGTCGCCCGAGTAGCCCGGCTCGGA
It encodes the following:
- the ydgH gene encoding Putative membrane protein YdgH, whose protein sequence is MLAERLASLINRRWHWLLIGWIALAVGLKLIAPGWDEIAKDGDLEYLPAEVASLRGERLLQEAFPNEKAHSQISVVLSRGGEPLEPDDRRFGLKVAESIRADADLPLVDVWDETTQVVGDMLLAEEGKATMVVARLTSGLMDVGNVDLLRRMKALLADLKAERPEGLRVDLTGSAMIGGDMRSSIAESLASTEATTVLLVLGCLIVIYRAPVLVLIPLATIALSMSVATDAVALLAQHLGAGAYEWSSYKIFTTTKIFVIVILFGAGTDYCLFLIARYKEELAGGVDRTVAAGKALANVGDALAGSALTTILGLAMMAFAQFGKFVSSGPTVAVCLFIALLACVSFAPALLRALGPLVFWPFGKQLVEGESTEQPADLRVWGWVADTVMRRPATILFLSAWLAAPLVWIGANVGVTHDFMADLAPDRVSVEGAEAVRRHYHQGTIAPMKVVARLSDEVFEGDDAADPLDLKTPDGRFAIAPLHSMLFDLDSVADVRSLYLPTGGDPRNRKFLGAGAIREAAAAGAPITAETFVSHTAPHDGRVTQLAVLLNDNPFSKTARDRIPALQAALQDFSEVATIEDRPNPWRGAAFEVVGVTPGMRDLEVVTNSDRTRIQVLTVSAVFLVLLALLRRPLACAYLIVTVLVSYWVTLGATDLFFDWLYGETYRGLDWKVPVFLFVILIAVGQDYNIYLVTRVFEEQRTLGLRKGLRRAIVQTGGIITSCGVIMAGTFISMATGTLRGMVELGFALALGVLLDTFFVRTVVVPCYFALIARREADDDPAQTTDESPSASDGKSPPPAPKSRASAAVAS